In Rhopalosiphum padi isolate XX-2018 chromosome 3, ASM2088224v1, whole genome shotgun sequence, the genomic stretch TGACGTATTGTAATACTTGTCTGCTAAGGACGGTTTGGTCGTTTGGTATGCTCGAATGTTAAATAGCGTCAATACAGTTTTTGTACTTTCTGTAAATGAGCTATTTAtaaacctacataataatatgacgtgacTGTATAACAGCTATaccttatattaataaatttcatttgtCAATTGTGGCCACTCGCAAAACGACCGAGAATAGAAGCTATAAATAAAGTCGGGGATAATACTTTGTTTATTGATAATGATATACTGCGGTGCGCTATAATAAGTACGGTCTAGACTATAGAAATAATAGACTTATTATTTAAGACCATGATTACAATattgttactaaaaaaaaaaataacaaaaatttattttattcattttttcagtACTAATcacataatgtttttatttatcaatataataatttaaagttctgtATGGTTTTGGGGGGCTTTGAATGTTTTTTAGAGGGCTTAGCCCCTCCAGCCCCCCCTAATTGCGCCTATGACCACATGCAGTAAAAAATGTTAGAATCGTTTATTTCAAAACAAGCAAGTAAATAATCAGTAAATCTTAcacctttaataattataattaatacttagaaaaatgtttcctttaaatatttaacaatttgtttAGATACATCCATCAAAGTCTAGTATAAAATGGGACCATTACAGTCAAGTGTTTAAATGTGATACAAAAACAATGTTGAAAATATGCCCTAAGATAACAAGGCACCACATAGAGTTAAACAATATGACAAAAATGAAAGTGAAATTTGTAACacaggtattttattaatttgttttgtataaactTGTGACTATAACTTCttaatctttattataaataaacatttttatatgcacctataatgttattatgttatgctatataaatataggtatttagtaATTCCATGGTTTTAGGCCTccaattttataaagaaaaaaatattaatgaacttATGGATTCATTGGAAAACACAGAATTTTACACTTaggatgaataatatttatgatgtgTTGAATAGAAAATTCCCAGCAGAAGGAATTAGGAAAAGCAGCAatgattaagttttttttatgttacatgTTTGTGGCATATGTGTTAGttagacatttattttaatgatcatATAATTTACATGTATCTATATTTGTGTCAATTTCTTAATTTCTGCTTGTAagaatctatatttatatgtgttgcAAATTTGTGTGGTTAAATACAGATTGTGTTAGGtagatattttttacattcaatcAGACAcagataatagttaaaaaatattatattcttatttatttttgaaggttttaaaacaaaatctacTATGGTTAGATGAATGGGAAAAAAATCTAGAAGATGGTCTTATACAAGAAAAAGAATTCCTCACTAAAGCTACTTCAGAATCTTTAAGGCTAACACTAAAGTCAACAAttgatttagtattatttttactagaaGATTGTGGCTTTAGCTTTTTTGACTTCAAAATTAAATCAAGATAGTTTAGAAGTgagtaactataattttatattataccttaaatttttaaatgcaataacaatttatttatacacttgcgtgtattaatgttatttttgaactagttgattatttaaatatgttaattaaacatttctattaaatatatataattaatttatactaaatttcaGAAATTTTTTGGTATAATACGACAAACATCAGGGCCAAATGATCACCCGACTACACCAACTTTCCTTCAACTTTACAGATTATTGTCTATTTGCTCATTAGTGAAACCACCAAGAAGTGGTAACTGTACAGTTATTGATGgtatctaatttaatttgtaatttgtaatattgtttgtaataatatttgtttgataattttaaacatattacctactaaaaaatgtagatatggattatacatttatacatcatCAATAACTTTAACTGAGTTAAATAATGATGAATCATATGCCAGAGAAGAAAAAATTgagaaactaaaaaattatatagacaaAGTAGTTGAAGAAGGAAAATGGGACATGGATGATGTATTTAGAGAAACCAATTTTAATGATGATACAACATTTAAttgtgttgtttattatttggcagggtaaatattaaatttagttttgaatattactCTTGATTTGGTTTATAGATAGCTAAATGTTATAGATTCAATGtatcactttttatttttcaaggtATTTGGCAAGAAAGCTTAGTAAGAAAACAAAATGTCAACTTTGCTCATcaggaattaaaaataatgattccaTTGATAATAACTTAGCTGCAGCTAAGTTAACAAATCTTAAGTCTCGTGGTTATTTGACACAAGCAGATAGTggcttttatattttgttaagacaaattgaaaattcattTGCTCTTAATGCTCAAAGCCCAAATGCTTTTGATGATACTATTGaccatttttttaacaacaattatataattccaTTTCCTTGTGATGAACATAAGCATGAAATAGTTCAGTTTATTTTTGAGTCATATCTAACTATGATAATGAGACAATTCACTTGGATTAGcaacaaacaaaacaaaatctaCAAACAAAGTAaagaaaaaattgtcaaaattagtCCcccattaatttacaataattattttcaaacactaTAAGttgtttatagtaattaatattttaatatttattttgttattatgcatttatgaagagtataaaccaataaaactgattaaaaatcacaattaaataattcaattttatttaattaaatatggaataatgtaatgtaataactaataataatcactacaatattatgctatacaataataaatagggCCTCCgagtatataatgttttaaaaaccttaaaaatatgcaggcactataaaacatgcatttatgACTTTATCTTGTAGAAATATAtccttaaaactaaaaaatatgctaaaaaatcttttatttaattatttttatatctttacataaaatattatgataaattttcaatggtgatgtgaaatattataattttaatctgaaaaagcaataaacaaaaatatttttttttttataaatttgatatgtcgctaaatgaaaataaatacataccagaagcaaattgtatttatatactgtaaatataattataaatacgttatttaattaatataatcaaaatattaaatacctattatgcatttaaaaaccAACTACATACaagaaaaaatcttaaaatacagAAATATGCCGCAATATATGACTTACGTGTCGAAAgatgttaaaatatacaaaaaataaaaaactgcaaaataaaactttgtatTTCAGATCTAttgactatatttaaaaattgtaccttAGATACCCAGATACTTTTTGAACAACAACTgtttgaaaaaaacataataataatcacgtGATAGCGCTATCTTAGATCATATTTCCGTCGATTAGCGCTAGGTGTCATGCCGCAAACGAAGAAGGACTAcgaccacgattaaagatatacatTAAAGGTATATCTTTTATCGTGACTACGACTCAAAAAAGGCATTGATAAGATGCATCGTTGCGTATCCAATATATTAATCTGtggtttaaatgtttttaatgatgtatttgtatttgtatataactattaaaaataattataatttgaagtttgttacaataaatttaaaaaagtaaaacccAATTTTACGTACGATCATACCCCATAGAATAGGTAGTTAAATTCATGTTCTTTGATATTCCAACATAGTGCGTAATCATCataaacttaaaaacataaaacatatgcAAGCGTACTCACGCCGAACTGCTAATCAAATTCAGCAGCTTTTTATCAATTGTCTATAGATTGTTTATCAACTATTATCACAGCAATTAAATCTTAGTCGAAAACTTCAAAATATCatcaacttataatttattcacattGGATCGATTCAATAAACCATTTAACTTCTATTCATCATGCAAAGAAATTGAAATGGACTATAAATATGAAgtacaaaaaatgaatttagtcTTCCCATAGTAAACTTATTTCCtctttttttgtacaattaacAGTACTTATgcataggtaattttattttaaggtcCTAAAAGAATATCTGATGTTGACTTGGATAAACATCATTCAAACAAATGAaagtcaatattcaatattagaaTTGTACAAGAAAGAGCTTATTAGTATGCCTTCTTATCAAATTCGTGAAATGGACAGATAATTTCATTAAGCATAGTAACCAAAATTTTTGTCAATACACTGGTTTGGAACACATAGGTAAACCTaatcacttttttgaaaaacttatttcctaaaataattaatataggtaattaacatCCTGCAAAAAACACCTATTGCAACTCTGTGCCAATAGCCCTTGCTATTATATACTCGTTGCTCATTGGCTCAATTCGGCGAAGctcggcaaaaaaaaaataataataattaaaaaaaaataataaataataataagaattaaaataatagatttcaacATGGTTACAAAAAGAAAACTATTGATGTTTCACATCAGCCAAAAGTCCTGCAACGGCTcagttttttgtaaataatgtagtttgttcaaaaaataaacctaatattttttttggaaatactcatttacttaaataattaagccaatttcttttatttcatCATAAGTCTGAGATcactataagttttttttttaaatgtttttttattacacaaacacTATTCCTGTGGACAACTGATTCTTTCATCTGGTTAATCGAGTCTtggatgtttaaatttttataacactatttttactttctttatttgttcaattcaggatactaatgcacattattatttacagatttacATGGACCATCTGATGTTGTCTTTGATGTTCACCATTCAATCAAATGAAAGTCAATATTACAATCATACAGCAACAAcacttttcttattttttcttatcaaattgagaatttgacacagataatctcagtaagcatagtttaattatacaattctcattattcaaattaaaataaaatattgtaatcaaagtcTTAATGAATAATGTGGTTTGTTCACATAGGtaaacctaacatttttttggaaatactcatttacttaaataattaataaatcctgCAATAAACACCTAATGAAACTTAGTGCCTATAGTCTGTTGTTATTCTCCGGTGTTAtaggtttaacattattaatattatcgttcattttaatgttctttctttttatttaatttgcaaagTCACTAATAGACTTAGGGATCTTGAGAATTTGTATTTGTtgcttcaacaataattatagtagtaaatataaattatagtatttaaatttaattataaggtatattaaagtattaccaCCACAAATggtgaatcttttttttaactcaacgtgtagtaaaataattcattatgataaattttttaattttcagtaaaaatagtttaagaaaatctCTCCCAAATTGgttgagttataaattaaaggtgaaattttaagtaaattttttctttttcgggaaaccatttgttcattcaattaatatatcattgcaatgaaggatttatttgtatttttaacattggaatgttctttcatttcatatcaaacactacatgagtgttttattttttattttttttatttttccaaagccaatttatttaatttaatcataagtctgagatcactataaattttatttaatatgtttttttattacacaaacacTATTCCTGTGGACAACTAAATCTTTCATCTGGTTAATCGAGTCTTGgatgtttaactttttataacactattattactttctttatttgttcaattcaggatactaatgcacattattatttacagatttacATGGACCATCTGATGTTGTCTTTGATGTTCACCATTCAATCAAATCAAagtcaatattacaattatacagcaacaacacttttattattttttcttatcaaaattgagaatttgacacagataatctcagtaagcatagtttaattatacaattctcattattcaaattaaaataaaatattgtaatcaaagtcTTAATGAATAATGTGGTTTGTTCACATAGGtaaacctaacatttttttggaaatactcatttacttaaataattaataaatcctgCAATAAACACCTAATGAAACTTAGTGCCTATAGTCTGTGGTTATTCTCCAGTGTTAtaggtttaacattattaatattatcgttcatttaaatgttctttctttttatttaatttgcaatGTCACTAATAGACTTAGGGATCTTGAGAATTTGTATTTGTtgcttcaacaataattatagtagtaaatataaattatagtatttaaatttaattataaggtatattaaagtattaccaCCACAAATggtgaatcttttttttaactcaacgtgtagtaaaataattcattatgataaattttttaattttcagtaaaaatagtttaagaaaatctCTCCCAAATTGgttgagttataaattaaaggtgaaattttaagtaaattttttctttttcgggaaaccatttgttcattcaattaatatatcattgcaatgaaggatttatttgtatttttaacattggaatgttctttcatttcatatcaaacactacatgagtgttttattttttattttttttatttttccaaagccaatttatttaatttaatcataagtctgagatcactataaattttatttaaaatgtttttttattacacaaacacTATTCCTGTGGACAACTGAATCTTTCATCTGGTTAATCAAGTCTtggatgtttaaatttttataacactatttttactttctttatttgttcaattcaggatactaatgcacattattatttacagatttacATGGACCATCTGATGTTGTCTTTGATGTTCACCATTCAATCAAATGAAAGTCAATATTACAATCATACAGCCACAAcacttttcttattttttcttatcaaattgagaatttgacacagataatctcagtaagcatagtttaattgtacaattctcattattcaaattaatacaaaatattgtaatcaaagtcTTAATGAATAATGTGGTTTGTTCACATAGGtaaacctaacatttttttagaaatactcatttacttaaataattaataaaccctGCAATAAACACCTAATGAAACTTAGTGCCTATAGTCTGTGGTTATTCTCCAGTGTTAtaggtttaacattattaatattatcgttcatttaaatgttctttctttttatttaatttgcaaagTCACTAATAGAGATAGGGATCTTGAGAATTTCTATTTGTtgcttcaacaataattatagtagtagttaatgtaaattttagtatttaaatttaattataaggtatattaaaatattaccaccACAAATggtgaatcttttttttaactcaacgtgtagtaaaataattaattatgataaattttttaattttcggtaaaaatagtttaagaaaatctCTCCTAAATTGGTTGAGTTACAAATTAAAGgtgaaattttaagtaaattttttctttttcgggaaaccatttgttcattcaattaatatatcattgcaatgaaggatttatttgtatttttaacattggaatgttctttcatttcatatcaaacactacatgagtgttttattttttattttttttatttttccaaagccaatttatttaatttaatcataagtctgagatcactataaattttatttaatatgtttttttattacacaaacacTATTCCTGTGGACAACTGAATCTTTCATCTGGTTAATCGAGTCTTGgatgtttaactttttataacactattattactttctttatttgttcaattcaggatactaatgcacattattatttacagatttacATG encodes the following:
- the LOC132925316 gene encoding LOW QUALITY PROTEIN: uncharacterized protein LOC132925316 (The sequence of the model RefSeq protein was modified relative to this genomic sequence to represent the inferred CDS: deleted 1 base in 1 codon); translated protein: MRIHPSKSSIKWDHYSQVFKCDTKTMLKICPKITRHHIELNNMTKMKVKFVTQVLKQNLLWLDEWEKNLEDGLIQEKEFLTKATSESLRLTLKSTIDLKFFGIIRQTSGPNDHPTTPTFLQLYRLLSICSLVKPPRSGNCTVIDASSITLTELNNDESYAREEKIEKLKNYIDKVVEEGKWDMDDVFRETNFNDDTTFNCVVYYLAGYLARKLSKKTKCQLCSSGIKNNDSIDNNLAAAKLTNLKSRGYLTQADSGFYILLRQIENSFALNAQSPNAFDDTIDHFFNNNYIIPFPCDEHKHEIVQFIFESYLTMIMRQFTWISNKQTKSTNKVKKKLSKLVPH